CGTCCGCCCCGGCGCCCGCCGCGGCGACGGTCTGCCTGCCCGCAGGCGGTTCAGCCGCCGCGTCCCCGCGCCGCGCGCTCCGCCGGGGGCGCGTCGTCCGCTTCCACCCACGCGCCGTACAGCCCGCCGATGGCCGCGCCCAGTATGAACGGCCAGTCGGTGACATTGCGCGTCTCGCCCGCCACCGCCAACTCGAACCCACCCCACACCCGCGTCGCCAGCGCGTAGAGGCCGACGCACACGCCGATGCCGAACACCGCCTTGATGATGGACGTGACCGCGGTGCTGCGCTTGTCGAGCAGGTGGCTCCACACCGGGCGGCCGACCAGCAACCCGACAATCGCCCCGACAGCCCCGTACACCGCCCAGTTCATGCCGCCGCCGAGTCCGGCGGCGTACGCGCCATAGCCCACACCGCCACCGATGGCGGCGCCCTTGACCAGTCCCAGCAGCAGTCGCGCGATCACGCAGTCAGTGTGCGCGACGCCGGTCAGTTCGGCAAGGGTGCCGCCACCGCTTCCCGGCCCGCGCCCGAATCCCCGGCGCCCACCGGAATCTCGGCCAACCGCGCGACCAACTCGCGCGTGTCGGCGCGGAACGCATCCATCCATCGCTTCGGCACCGGCGGTCCAGGCTGCATCTTGAGCTTCTGCGGGTCGACGTAGCGGCCGTTGCGCTTGACGCCGAAGTGGAGGTGCGGCCCCGTCGCGAGGCCGGTCGCCCCGACGTAGCCGATCACGTCCTTTTGCCGCACGTACTGGCCGACGCGCTGCCCGCGCTGGAATCGCGACAGATGCATATACAGCGTTTCATAGCCGTTGGCGTGGCGCAAGATGACGCAGTTGCCCGCGCCACCGCGGCGGCCGCGGAACACGATCTTCCCGCCCGCGGCGGCCCACACCGGCGTGCCGGTCGGCGCGGCGTAGTCGGTGCCCCAGTGGCCGCGAACTCGGTGCAACACCGGATGCATGCGGCGGGGATTGAACCGACTCGACACGCGCGCGTACTTGAGCGGCGTCTTCAGAAACGTCTTTTCGACGCTCGATCCGTCCTCGCGGTAATAGCGCCCCTCGTCGCGATCCGGCCGCTTCCACCAGAAGGCCCGATAGGTGCCGACCTCGCCGGAGTACTCCGCCGCGAGCACGCGCCCGTACCCCAGGAACTCGCCGTCGAGATATCGCTTTTCGACGATCATGCGAAACGTGTCGCCCCGGCGCGTGTCGATGAAGAAGTTGATGTCGAACGCGAACACGTCGACGAAGAACGCGACCAGAGCGACGTCCTCGCCCGCGGCCTTGATCGCGTGATACAGCGAGGTTTCGATCGATCCGCCGACTTCGATCACGCGCGTCTCGGTCGGCGCCTCGTGCTTGCGCGCCGACATCGACCCGTCCGGCTGCCGGCGCGCCTCGACCGTCACGAGCCGCGACACGTGAAACTCGAACGACTGCAGCACGCCGGCCGAGTCGAAGCGGAGCCGGTAGGTCTGCCCCGCGCGGATCCGCCGCAAATCCATCACCGGCTGCAGCGCGCGAATGACGGCGTCCGCCTCCGGTGGCGCGAGCCCCTCGCGCCGCAGGATTCCGCCCATCGAGTCCCCCGGTTTGACCGCGCCGTCGACGACGCGCCCCTCGGGCGTCGCCGCCGGCTCGGCCGCGGCGGGCTCGGCAGCCTCCGGTTCAGGTGCGGCCAGCAGCGCGGTCGGATCGACCCCATCGACGGACGCCTTCTTCACCTCCGGGATCGACCGGTCGCTGAACACGAACACATACAGGTTGACGCCGACCAGCACGGCCAGCACGAGCGCCAGGTACAGGGTGCCGCGTCGCGGCCCGTCGACCGGGTGGCGCGGTGCCCGGCGTCGCGCCGGCTTCCGGCCCGGTTGGCGGCTGCGTGTCGGTGTGCGGCGCGTTCCCATCGGTCCACTCGCGGTCGTCCCTCACCTGTAACACGACCGGACCGGGCCGGGCAAAACCGCGGCGCGCCCGCCGCGATCTGGCGGCCGTCAGAGTGGTTTGCTATCAGGAACCTGCGTGTCCGACCGCCGACGCGAGCAACTGGACCTGTTTTCCGACCGCGACATGACCACGAAAAAGCGCACGCCTCCCGCGCCCGCGCGGCGCGCCAACCGTCCGCCCGCGCCGCCGCCGCCCGCTGCCGCCGGCGGGGGCGGGGGCGGCGGCGATCTCGACGCCTCCCTGATGGAGGAAACTCGCCGCCGCTACCTCAACTACGCCCTGAGCGTGATCACGTCGCGCGCGCTGCCGGACGTGCGCGACGGCCTCAAGCCCGTCCAGCGCCGCATCCTGTACGCGATGTTCGCGGACGAGCACCTGGTGCCGGACGCAAAGCACCGAAAGAGCGCCAAGGTGGTCGGCGCCGTCATCGGCCGCTACCATCCGCACGGCGACACCGCCGTCTACGACGCGATGGTCCGCATGGCGCAGGACTTCGCCATGCGCATGCCGCTCGTCGACGGCTCCGGCAACTTTGGATCCGTCGACGGCGACGGAGCCGCCGCCTACCGCTACACGGAGTGCCGGCTCGCGCCGCCGGCCATGGAACTATTGCGCGAGCTGCGCCAGAACACGGTCCCGTTCCGGCCCAACTTCGACGGCACGACCACCGAGCCGGTCGTCCTGCCGGCGCGGCTGCCGAATCTGCTCGTCAACGGTTCCACCGGAATCGCCGTCGGCATGGCGACGAACATTCCGCCGCACAACTTGCGCGAGGTCACCAAGGCGCTCGTCGCGCTCGCCGACAACCGCGACCTCACGACGACCAACCTGCTCAAGTACATCCAGGGGCCGGACTTCCCGACCGGCGGGGAAATCCTCACTTCCAAGGTCGAACTGCGCCAGATCTACGAGGCCGGTCAGGGCGCGATCAGGGTGCGCGCGACGTACACGACCGAGAAGCGGCGCGGCGGCGGCGTGGACATCGTCATCACGTCGATCCCGTACGGCGTCAACAAATCGACCGTCGTCGAGCGCATCGCCGAGACCATCATCAAGCGCAAGGTGCCGCAGCTCAACGACGTGCGCGACGAGTCGACAACCGACGTCCGCATCGTCCTCGAGCTGAAAAAGGGAGCCGACCCCGACATGGTCATGGCGTACCTGTTCAAGAACACGCCGCTCCAGCTCAACTTCAACGTGAACTTCACGTGCCTGGTGCCGACGGAAAACCCCGAGGTCGGCCGCCCCGAGCGCCTCGGCATCAAGGCGCTGCTCGAGCACTTCCTCGACTTCCGATTCGCCACGATCA
The nucleotide sequence above comes from Deltaproteobacteria bacterium. Encoded proteins:
- a CDS encoding M23 family metallopeptidase, producing MGTRRTPTRSRQPGRKPARRRAPRHPVDGPRRGTLYLALVLAVLVGVNLYVFVFSDRSIPEVKKASVDGVDPTALLAAPEPEAAEPAAAEPAATPEGRVVDGAVKPGDSMGGILRREGLAPPEADAVIRALQPVMDLRRIRAGQTYRLRFDSAGVLQSFEFHVSRLVTVEARRQPDGSMSARKHEAPTETRVIEVGGSIETSLYHAIKAAGEDVALVAFFVDVFAFDINFFIDTRRGDTFRMIVEKRYLDGEFLGYGRVLAAEYSGEVGTYRAFWWKRPDRDEGRYYREDGSSVEKTFLKTPLKYARVSSRFNPRRMHPVLHRVRGHWGTDYAAPTGTPVWAAAGGKIVFRGRRGGAGNCVILRHANGYETLYMHLSRFQRGQRVGQYVRQKDVIGYVGATGLATGPHLHFGVKRNGRYVDPQKLKMQPGPPVPKRWMDAFRADTRELVARLAEIPVGAGDSGAGREAVAAPLPN